The Pantoea eucalypti sequence GCATCAAGGTAGTGCGGGTTCAACTGCGCGGTATAGCCAAGAATAAATCCCTGACGTTCAAGACGACGCACGCGTTCAAGACATGGCGTAGGCGATAAGCCTACGCGTTTGGAAAGCTCTACGTTTGAAATGCGACCATCTTTCTGAAGTTCATTCAGAATGTTCCTGTCAATTCTGTCGAGATCTTTTCCGGGGCGTTTCTTATTGTCTACCATTATTATTGTCTCTCTTAATTCCTTCCCTTTACCTGCCACGCCCTGAAAACGCTCATTGTTCGGGGCATTTCTGAAGTGAGCTAACAGAGCCTGTGTTCTGAAATCTATCGACATGACGCATATTGTCTGTCCACATCATGCGTCATTATCCATATCAGGCTGCTTTTATTCGGCGTTAAGTGCAAAACAGGCGAGGAAAACCTGTTTTGTTCCGATAAATGTTATTCGCTTCTGATAATGTTTTCGCAAAAGCGCAGGCGATTGTCAAAGTAAAATCACCAAATTCAGGACAAGATGCCAGACAGTTAGCTGGGTATCTGTTTTTAAATGAGTATTTTTGCACTTTTGCACCCATTCAGCCCGAGTTTTGCCCCCTTTTGGCGCATTCGCCAGGCAAAACTGCCGTTCATCGTCTACGCCATTTGCAGCTATCGTTAACAAAATTGGCTAAGCCTTGTCATTGTCGCCGGATATTCCCTACAATCGCAGGCTATGTCAGCCGAATGAAACTGAGGAACGCATGAGTACGGCCAAACACAGTAAGTTACTCATTCTGGGCTCTGGCCCAGCGGGTTATACCGCAGCCGTTTATGCTGCACGCGCCAACCTGAACCCCGTATTGATCACGGGTCTGGAAAAAGGCGGACAGCTGACCACGACCACTGAAGTGGAAAACTGGCCGGGCGACCCGCACGATCTGACAGGTCCATCGCTGATGGAGCGCATGCACGAGCATGCCGAAAAATTCAATACTGAGATCATTTTTGATCACATCCACACGGTGGATCTGCAGAATCGTCCGTTCCGCCTCACTGGCGATAGCGGCGAATACACAGCAGATGCGCTTATCATCGCAACGGGTGCGTCGGCACGTTATCTGGGCCTGCCATCTGAAGAGGCGTTCAAAGGCAAAGGCGTTTCTGCCTGCGCAACCTGTGACGGCTTTTTCTATCGCAATCAGAAAGTCGCGGTGATTGGCGGTGGCAACACGGCCGTTGAAGAAGCACTTTATCTGGCAAACATTGCGGCTGAAGTGCACCTGATTCACCGTCGTGACAGCTTCCGCGCTGAGAAGATCCTGATTGACCGCCTGATGGAAAAAGTGCGTAACGGCAATATCGTGCTGCACACTCATCGCACGCTTGAAGAAGTGGTAGGCGATCAGATGGGCGTGACAGGTCTGACGCTGCGTTCTACCCAGAACAGTGATGAGACGGAAGCACTGGAAGTGGCGGGTCTGTTTGTTGCTATCGGGCACAGCCCGAATACGGCCATCTTTGAAGGTCAGCTGGCGCTGGAGAACGGATACATCAAAGTTCAGTCCGGTTTACACGGCAACGCCACCCAGACCAGCATCCCTGGCGTTTTTGCAGCAGGTGATGTGATGGACCATATCTATCGTCAGGCGATTACCTCTGCGGGCACTGGCTGCATGGCTGCGTTAGACGCTGAGCGTTTTCTTGACGGGTTAGTTAAAAACGATCAGTAAGTTGTTAACCCTCTGATCTCAAATGTTCCAGGCGACGGTTTTTCCGTCGCCTTTTTTATTGCTCTCATGCTAGATTCTTGCGCCTGAAGAGATGGAAATGTCTTTCCATTTTCCCCCATCATCGATATTTATCATGGTCTCGCATGGACAAATCGCGGCAGCAGCATCTTACCCGCTGGCTTCGTCAGCAACGTCGTTTCGCCGGTCGCTGGTTGCGACTCAACACGCTGCTCGGCACGGCGAGTGCACTGCTGATCATTGCCCAGGCCGGTTTACTGGCCTCGCTGCTTCAGGCGCTGATTATTGATCAACAGCCGCGCGAAACGCTGACGGTCAGCATCCTGCTGTTACTGCTCTGCTTTGTGCTCCGTGCCCTGATTAACTACGCCCGCGAACTGACCGGTTACCGTGCCGGGCAGGCTATACGCCAGGCTTTACGACAGCAGGTTCTTGACCGGTTATCTGATCTCGGCCCGGCGTGGATTCAGGGAAGGCCAGCCGGTAGCTGGGCAACGCTGTTGCTGGAACAGATCGAAGAGATGCAGGAGTATTACGCCCGCTATCTGCCGCAGATGACACTGGCAGTCGTGATCCCCTGCTGCATTCTGCTGACCATTTTCCCGTTGAACTGGACGGCAGGTCTGATTCTTTTTGCCACCGCGCCGTTGATACCGCTGTTTATGGCGCTGGCTGGAATGGGTGCTGCCGAGGCCAACCGCCGAAACTTCCTGGTACTGGCTCGCCTGAGCGGGAATTTTCTGGACCGCCTGCGCGGCAGAGAGACGCTGCGACTGTTTCATCGTGGTGAAGCAGAGCAGCAGGCCGTTGCCGCCACTACCACCGATTTTCGCCAGCGCACCATGGAAGTGCTGCGCCTCGCCTTTCTCTCCTCCGCCGTACTTGAGTTTTTTGCCTCGTTAGCGATTGCCGTGGTGGCCGTCTATTTTGGTTTCTCCTATCTGGGCGAATCGCATTTCGGTGCGTATGGCCAGGGCGTGACGCTGTTTGCCGGCTTCCTGGTGCTGATCCTCGCTCCGGAGTTTTTCCAGCCACTGCGCGATCTCGGTGCGTTCTATCACGCCAAAGCGCAGGCGGTGGGTGGTGCCGATGCGCTTGAAGCCTTTATGCAGGCGACGCCCGACGCCGCGCCGCAGAGAGGCCAGCGCCCTTTCACTACCGATCACGCCATCGCGCTAAGCGCTGACGATTTCTGTGTCTGCGCACCTGATGGCCAGGTGCTGTGTGGCCCTCTAACTTTTACCATTGCTGCGGGTGAGCAGATTGCGCTCGTCGGTCAAAGCGGGGCGGGTAAAACGGCACTGATGAACGCTCTGCTCGGGTTTCTGCCCTATCAGGGCTCGCTGAAAGCCAATGGCGTCGAACTGCGCGATATACGACGGAGCGACTGGCATCAGCAACTGAGTTGGGTAGGACAGAATCCTCAATTACCGGCCAGCACCTTGCGCGACAACATCCTGATGAATGCCGCCTGGGACAGCGAGCGCTTTGCAGCACTGCTGGAAGCGTGCGGCATCAATGAGTTCCTGCCGCGTCTGCCCTTAGGCATTGAGACCCCGCCTGGCGATGGCGGTCATCAGCTGTCGGTGGGCCAGGCGCAACGGGTCGCGGTTGCACGTGCACTCTATAAAACCTCACATTTTTTGCTGCTTGATGAACCGGCAGCCAGCCTGGATGCACTCAGCGAACGCCATGTGATGCTGGCGCTGAACGAGGCGGCAGATCGGCAGACCACACTGATGATTACTCATCAGATCGATACGCTAAGCCGCTGGCAGACCCTCTGGGTGATGGAAGCGGGTAAGCTGGTCCAGAAGGGTAACTGGCAGCAGCTGTCACAACAGCCAGGTGCCTTTAGCGAGATGCTGAAGCATCGCCAACAGGAGATCCGCTGATGTCCGCCTTGCGTCCTTTTCTTCGTCTCTGGTTGCGCCACCCTTTTCGCCTGACGCTGGGCATCGTGCTGGCGATTGTTACCCTGCTGGCCAGCATTGGCCTGCTGACGCTCTCTGGCTGGTTTCTGGCCGCCTCCTCAGTGGCCGGTGTCGCGGGTCTCTATACCTTCAACTACATGCTGCCTGCGGCGGGCGTCCGTGGCGCAGCCATCATTCGCACCGCCGCACGCTATGCTGAACGGCTGGTCAGCCACGATGCAACGTTCAGGGTGCTTCAGCATCTGCGTGTCCATACGTTCAGCCGTCTGATGGCCCTTTCTCCCGGCCAGCTCTCGCGATTCCGGCAGGCGGACCTGCTCAACCGCTTTGTGGCTGATGTCGATACGCTGGATCATCTCTATCTGCGCGTCATCTCGCCACTGCTTGGCGCTTTTATCGTGAGTGTCGTGGTGACCTTCGGGATGAGTTTTATCAATTTTCATCTGGCACTGACGCTGGGCGGCATCATGTTGAGTACGCTGGTACTGATGCCAGCCCTGTTTTATCGTCTGGGATCGCCGGCAGGTGTTGCCATTGCCCAGGGCCGTGCCCGCTGGCGTTTACAACTGATGCAGTGGCTGGCGGCTCAGGCTGAACTGACATTGTACGGTGCCTCGCAGGGATGGCGACAGCAGCTCGATGAAGATGAACAGCGCTGGCAGCAGGCACAAAGTCAACAACAACGCTTACAGGCCGCCGCACAGAGTCTGCTGCTGCTGATCAGCGGTGTAACGGTCACTCTTCTGCTCTGGCTGAGTGCCGCCACCATCAGCGAACAGCAGTTACCCGGTTCGCTGATTGCGCTGGTGGTGTTTTGCGCCCTGGCCGCCTTTGAGGCGCTGGCACCGGTAGCAGGCGCCTTCCTGCCTATGTCACAGGTGATAAGCGCCGCTCAGAGAGTCAATGACATTATCGACCAGTCTCCTGCGATCACTTTCCCGGCACATTCCGAGGCCCGACCGGGACCTCTTTCGATCGGGATCGATCAGCTCGACTTCAGCTATCCCGACCGTCGGGATAAGGTGCTAAACCGTTGTACTCTCTCGGTAGCAGCCGGTGAGCATATTGCGCTGCTGGGGCCGACCGGCTGCGGAAAATCAACATTGCTGGCGCTGTTAACCCGTGGCTGGGAGAGCCAGCATGGCGTTATCCGTTTAAATGATCGGCCGATTCGCGACTGGTCAGAACCCGCGTTGCGCCAGCGCATCAGCGTGGTAACGCAGCGGGTTCACCTCTTCAGCCAGAGCCTGCGCGATAATTTACTGCTGGCTTGCCCTGATGCCAGTGATGAGCAGTTAACTCGCGCACTCAACGACGTCGGCCTGCAGCGCCTGCTTGAAAATCAGGAAGGCCTGAACGCCTGGATGGGGGAAGGCGGTCGCCCGCTGTCAGGCGGCGAACTGCGCCGGCTGGCGCTGGCGCGCGCATTATTACACGATGGCGATCTCTGGCTGCTGGATGAACCTACTGAAGGGCTGGATGCCACTACCGAGCAGCATATTCTGACGCTGCTCCAGCAGTTGACCGCCGGGAAGACGATGATCATGGTCACGCATCGTCTCAGCGGCCTGGAGCTGATGGATCGCATCTGCGTAATGGATAATGGTGCCATTGTTGAACAGGGTAGCCATGCGGAATTAATCTCAAAAGCGGGCCGCTACTGGCGTTTCCGGCAGCGGATTGCGTTATAGTCATAGCGAAATGCTGATGAGTAACGCAACGCGATGAGACTGGTACAACTGTCACGGGAATCTCTGCAATTTCCCCCACCTGAAATGGCACTTCGTGAGCCAAATGGCTTACTGGCTATGGGTGGGGATCTCTCCCCTGCCCGGCTGCTAAATGCTTATCAGTGCGGCATTTTTCCATGGTTTTCCCCCGGCGATCCCATCCTCTGGTGGTCACCCGATCCCCGAGCAGTCCTGTTGCCCGAGCAGTTTCACCTGAGTCGTAGCATGAAACGCTTTCACAG is a genomic window containing:
- the cydD gene encoding heme ABC transporter permease/ATP-binding protein CydD; translated protein: MDKSRQQHLTRWLRQQRRFAGRWLRLNTLLGTASALLIIAQAGLLASLLQALIIDQQPRETLTVSILLLLLCFVLRALINYARELTGYRAGQAIRQALRQQVLDRLSDLGPAWIQGRPAGSWATLLLEQIEEMQEYYARYLPQMTLAVVIPCCILLTIFPLNWTAGLILFATAPLIPLFMALAGMGAAEANRRNFLVLARLSGNFLDRLRGRETLRLFHRGEAEQQAVAATTTDFRQRTMEVLRLAFLSSAVLEFFASLAIAVVAVYFGFSYLGESHFGAYGQGVTLFAGFLVLILAPEFFQPLRDLGAFYHAKAQAVGGADALEAFMQATPDAAPQRGQRPFTTDHAIALSADDFCVCAPDGQVLCGPLTFTIAAGEQIALVGQSGAGKTALMNALLGFLPYQGSLKANGVELRDIRRSDWHQQLSWVGQNPQLPASTLRDNILMNAAWDSERFAALLEACGINEFLPRLPLGIETPPGDGGHQLSVGQAQRVAVARALYKTSHFLLLDEPAASLDALSERHVMLALNEAADRQTTLMITHQIDTLSRWQTLWVMEAGKLVQKGNWQQLSQQPGAFSEMLKHRQQEIR
- the trxB gene encoding thioredoxin-disulfide reductase, translating into MSTAKHSKLLILGSGPAGYTAAVYAARANLNPVLITGLEKGGQLTTTTEVENWPGDPHDLTGPSLMERMHEHAEKFNTEIIFDHIHTVDLQNRPFRLTGDSGEYTADALIIATGASARYLGLPSEEAFKGKGVSACATCDGFFYRNQKVAVIGGGNTAVEEALYLANIAAEVHLIHRRDSFRAEKILIDRLMEKVRNGNIVLHTHRTLEEVVGDQMGVTGLTLRSTQNSDETEALEVAGLFVAIGHSPNTAIFEGQLALENGYIKVQSGLHGNATQTSIPGVFAAGDVMDHIYRQAITSAGTGCMAALDAERFLDGLVKNDQ
- the cydC gene encoding heme ABC transporter ATP-binding protein/permease CydC, encoding MSALRPFLRLWLRHPFRLTLGIVLAIVTLLASIGLLTLSGWFLAASSVAGVAGLYTFNYMLPAAGVRGAAIIRTAARYAERLVSHDATFRVLQHLRVHTFSRLMALSPGQLSRFRQADLLNRFVADVDTLDHLYLRVISPLLGAFIVSVVVTFGMSFINFHLALTLGGIMLSTLVLMPALFYRLGSPAGVAIAQGRARWRLQLMQWLAAQAELTLYGASQGWRQQLDEDEQRWQQAQSQQQRLQAAAQSLLLLISGVTVTLLLWLSAATISEQQLPGSLIALVVFCALAAFEALAPVAGAFLPMSQVISAAQRVNDIIDQSPAITFPAHSEARPGPLSIGIDQLDFSYPDRRDKVLNRCTLSVAAGEHIALLGPTGCGKSTLLALLTRGWESQHGVIRLNDRPIRDWSEPALRQRISVVTQRVHLFSQSLRDNLLLACPDASDEQLTRALNDVGLQRLLENQEGLNAWMGEGGRPLSGGELRRLALARALLHDGDLWLLDEPTEGLDATTEQHILTLLQQLTAGKTMIMVTHRLSGLELMDRICVMDNGAIVEQGSHAELISKAGRYWRFRQRIAL